A window of Paenibacillus polygoni contains these coding sequences:
- a CDS encoding NAD(P)/FAD-dependent oxidoreductase, which produces MDNMNNMNNMIDVVIMGAGIGGSAAAIQLAEKGHQVLLIDQQVFPRHKTCGEFMSPETKEMLAYLGVNPLEHGVNPTIMKQARIILPSGKEMEARLPGEAWGISRYELDLMLHKKALELGVKIKTKAMVTHVQQQEDHTYLIETRQGQIRETYHAKAVIGAYGIRKPRGVPADQEAERKDLEVFVGVKSHYSGIQAADEVELYFCDGGYVGISPVKEGVVNIAALLSFDMVQRSGKSIEEILSEAASTNPRLSDRLSKGMPVQGTQVSISPVRLSEEPEPWSFFPHIGDAMLMIPPLCGDGMSIALRSSMICSIATDQYLKGKLTYLEWESNYTLEANREFSDLLRRARRIQKMAFSKANQIFPIIGQLFPSLPSYLVKSTRLSELGVTKS; this is translated from the coding sequence ATGGACAACATGAACAATATGAACAACATGATCGATGTGGTTATTATGGGAGCCGGTATTGGGGGCAGCGCGGCTGCCATTCAGCTAGCTGAAAAAGGGCATCAGGTTCTGCTCATAGACCAGCAAGTATTCCCAAGACATAAAACATGCGGCGAATTTATGTCCCCCGAGACGAAGGAAATGCTGGCTTATCTTGGAGTGAATCCACTTGAGCATGGAGTTAATCCAACAATAATGAAACAAGCCAGAATTATTTTGCCGAGCGGTAAAGAGATGGAAGCCCGTCTACCGGGTGAGGCATGGGGCATCAGCAGGTATGAACTTGACCTTATGCTTCATAAAAAGGCGCTCGAACTCGGCGTCAAGATCAAGACAAAAGCGATGGTTACCCATGTTCAGCAACAAGAAGATCACACTTATCTCATAGAGACAAGGCAAGGGCAAATAAGGGAAACTTATCATGCCAAAGCAGTCATTGGAGCTTACGGAATTAGAAAGCCTCGAGGAGTACCAGCGGATCAGGAGGCAGAGCGAAAGGATCTCGAAGTATTTGTTGGTGTAAAATCACACTATTCCGGAATACAAGCAGCAGACGAGGTTGAACTATATTTTTGCGATGGAGGATATGTCGGGATTTCTCCTGTAAAAGAGGGTGTAGTTAACATAGCCGCATTATTGTCCTTTGATATGGTGCAGCGCAGTGGTAAATCGATTGAGGAGATTCTAAGCGAAGCAGCCTCTACCAATCCCCGGTTATCAGACCGGTTATCGAAGGGAATGCCGGTACAAGGTACCCAGGTATCTATATCCCCTGTAAGATTATCCGAAGAACCGGAACCCTGGTCTTTCTTTCCGCATATAGGCGATGCGATGCTCATGATTCCGCCGCTCTGCGGAGATGGAATGTCGATTGCGCTTCGTTCTTCGATGATCTGTTCGATTGCTACAGACCAGTATCTCAAAGGTAAGCTGACTTATTTGGAGTGGGAGAGCAATTACACATTGGAAGCGAATCGGGAGTTTTCCGATTTACTGCGCAGGGCCAGAAGGATTCAAAAGATGGCTTTTTCAAAAGCAAATCAAATTTTCCCCATCATCGGTCAATTGTTTCCGAGCCTTCCTTCCTATTTGGTGAAATCAACACGATTATCTGAACTTGGTGTGACGAAGTCATAA